From a single Opitutales bacterium genomic region:
- a CDS encoding NupC/NupG family nucleoside CNT transporter, whose amino-acid sequence MESLRSILGIAVFIGVAWTFSEGRRHVSWKLIGSALGLQLVVALAVLKVPFIERGLDVISQGFVAVLSFANRGAQEVFGRLTSDAFEFSTVIGFRVVPAIIFFSSVTSVLYYYGILQKVVYGLAWIMKRTMKLSGAESLAAAANVFIGQTEALVMVRPYLNSMTRSEVMSLMTGGMATIAGTVLAAYIGFLGGDDPAQQALFGKHLITASILSAPAALMYSKLLVPETQDVNAEMEIADDDMGTNVFDAIARGTTQGLTLAFNVGAMIIVFVAFVTMINYLLSDVLGQLTGLNDLVASWSGGRYETFSMELIFGVLFAPFAWLMGIDSGSVMAAGQLLGEKLVINEFIAYLTFGGMKESGVLVDERSIILITYALCGFANFASMGIQIGGISSIAPSKRAVLCQLALRSVLAGNLACFTTACVAGMFI is encoded by the coding sequence GAGTGGCTTGGACATTTAGCGAGGGGAGGCGGCACGTGTCTTGGAAATTGATTGGTTCAGCATTGGGCCTCCAGTTGGTGGTGGCGTTGGCGGTTTTAAAGGTGCCATTTATTGAGCGTGGGCTCGATGTCATCTCTCAGGGTTTTGTCGCGGTGCTCAGTTTTGCCAACAGGGGAGCGCAAGAGGTATTTGGGAGGCTGACTAGTGATGCGTTTGAATTTAGTACCGTAATCGGGTTTCGGGTGGTTCCTGCTATCATCTTTTTCTCCTCCGTTACTTCCGTTCTCTACTATTACGGGATTTTACAAAAGGTGGTCTACGGCCTCGCTTGGATCATGAAGCGGACAATGAAACTTTCTGGTGCTGAGAGCTTGGCTGCTGCTGCCAATGTCTTCATCGGCCAAACGGAAGCTCTGGTTATGGTGCGACCCTACTTGAACAGCATGACTCGCTCAGAGGTCATGTCGCTGATGACAGGGGGTATGGCCACCATCGCGGGAACAGTTCTGGCAGCCTACATCGGATTTCTTGGCGGAGATGATCCCGCGCAGCAAGCCCTGTTTGGTAAGCACCTGATAACCGCGTCTATCCTTTCTGCACCGGCGGCATTGATGTATTCCAAGCTGCTCGTTCCCGAGACCCAGGATGTTAACGCAGAGATGGAGATCGCCGATGATGATATGGGGACCAATGTTTTCGACGCGATCGCTCGTGGTACAACTCAAGGTCTTACTTTAGCTTTTAACGTCGGCGCGATGATCATCGTTTTCGTGGCATTCGTCACGATGATCAATTATCTGCTATCGGATGTTTTAGGCCAGCTCACCGGATTAAATGATCTCGTTGCGTCATGGAGTGGTGGGCGATATGAGACTTTTTCAATGGAGCTCATCTTTGGGGTTCTTTTCGCACCTTTTGCTTGGCTCATGGGAATTGACAGTGGATCTGTGATGGCCGCAGGTCAACTGCTTGGGGAAAAACTGGTCATCAACGAGTTTATTGCCTATTTGACCTTTGGAGGGATGAAGGAGTCCGGTGTGCTCGTCGATGAGCGCAGCATTATTTTGATCACCTACGCTCTGTGTGGTTTTGCTAATTTCGCGTCGATGGGAATCCAGATCGGAGGGATTAGCTCGATTGCTCCGAGCAAACGAGCTGTGCTCTGCCAACTTGCTCTTCGCTCAGTGCTAGCGGGTAATTTGGCTTGTTTCACAACAGCGTGCGTCGCTGGGATGTTCATATAA
- the cysN gene encoding sulfate adenylyltransferase subunit CysN, translated as MTASANFERTTDLLRFTTAGSVDDGKSTLIGRLLYDSKSIFEDQLEAIEQSSKARGDENVNLALLTDGLRSEREQGITIDVAYRYFATPKRKFIIADTPGHIQYTRNMVTGASTANLAIILVDARKGVIEQTMRHAFIANLLRIQHIAVCINKMDLVDWSEETYNGIKNDFETFASRLGNIVDVTFIPISALKGDNVVNHSENMEWYDGPTLLYHLEHVYIGADHDLVNARFPVQWVIRPHSDKWHDFRGYAGKVAGGVFKRGDEIMVLPSGFSSRIKAIHTADGEIQEAYPPLSVSITLEDEIDISRGDMIVKKNTPPHSEQDIEAMICWFSDKPMNPRGKFVFRQTTNETKALIKDVRYKVNINTLHKIEDDLEFRLNDIGRISIRTAKAISYDSYKKNRVTGSFILVDAFTNETVAAGMIV; from the coding sequence ATGACTGCATCTGCGAATTTCGAAAGAACCACCGATTTACTCCGCTTCACTACAGCCGGCTCAGTAGATGACGGTAAGTCGACCCTCATTGGCCGATTGCTCTACGACAGCAAATCCATTTTCGAGGACCAACTCGAAGCCATCGAACAATCGAGTAAGGCCCGCGGCGATGAAAACGTAAACCTGGCCCTCCTGACCGATGGTCTGCGCTCTGAACGCGAACAGGGCATCACTATCGATGTCGCATACCGCTACTTTGCGACACCCAAGCGAAAATTCATTATCGCCGACACGCCTGGGCACATTCAATACACACGAAATATGGTTACGGGTGCCTCAACGGCAAACCTGGCCATTATCCTCGTCGATGCGCGCAAAGGCGTCATCGAGCAAACCATGCGGCACGCCTTTATTGCCAACCTCCTGCGTATTCAGCACATCGCTGTTTGTATCAACAAGATGGACCTCGTCGACTGGTCGGAGGAAACCTACAACGGCATCAAAAACGACTTCGAGACCTTTGCATCGCGCCTTGGTAACATCGTCGACGTCACCTTCATACCGATCTCAGCGCTCAAAGGAGACAATGTCGTAAACCACTCAGAAAACATGGAGTGGTACGACGGCCCGACCCTCCTTTATCATCTGGAACACGTCTACATTGGTGCCGATCACGACTTGGTCAACGCGCGCTTCCCGGTCCAGTGGGTCATCCGCCCACATTCAGATAAATGGCACGACTTTCGCGGCTATGCCGGCAAAGTGGCCGGTGGTGTCTTTAAGAGAGGTGACGAGATCATGGTCCTTCCCTCCGGCTTCTCCTCACGCATTAAAGCTATCCACACCGCGGACGGAGAAATCCAAGAGGCATACCCCCCCCTCTCAGTTTCGATCACACTCGAGGATGAGATCGATATCTCACGCGGCGATATGATCGTGAAGAAAAACACGCCGCCTCACAGCGAGCAGGATATCGAAGCCATGATCTGTTGGTTCAGCGATAAACCGATGAACCCACGCGGTAAATTTGTCTTCCGGCAGACAACCAACGAAACTAAAGCTCTCATCAAGGACGTTCGCTATAAAGTTAACATCAATACGCTACACAAGATCGAGGATGATCTAGAGTTTCGCCTCAACGACATCGGCCGAATCAGCATCCGCACCGCTAAAGCGATTTCCTATGACAGTTATAAGAAAAATCGGGTGACAGGATCTTTTATTTTAGTGGATGCCTTTACTAACGAGACGGTAGCCGCAGGGATGATCGTTTAG
- the cysD gene encoding sulfate adenylyltransferase subunit CysD: MKDYTVSHLKQLESEAIYVLRETAAQFEKPVLMFSGGKDSIVMTHLAYKAFWPSRIPFPLLHVDTGHNFPETIEFRDKLASDLNCALEVASVQKAIDEGRVVEETGPNASRNVLQIQTLLDWLEDYQADAAMGGARRDEEKARAKERFFSHRDAFGQWDPKNQRPELWNLYNGRKAQGEHFRIFPISNFTEMDIWQYMKLEGIELPSLYYAHKRDVVIRNNTILAVSEFVQPEDGEDVHNMQIRFRTMGDATITGAVESDADDIDKIIAEVAAARQTERGNRADDKRSEAAMEDRKKQGYF, translated from the coding sequence ATGAAAGACTACACCGTCAGCCATCTTAAACAGCTCGAAAGCGAAGCGATTTACGTCCTTCGAGAGACTGCGGCCCAGTTTGAAAAGCCCGTACTCATGTTCTCTGGAGGTAAGGACTCCATAGTCATGACGCACTTGGCCTATAAAGCTTTCTGGCCGAGTAGAATACCCTTCCCGCTTTTACACGTAGACACCGGGCACAATTTTCCAGAGACCATAGAATTCCGCGATAAGCTTGCATCAGACCTGAATTGTGCCCTTGAAGTGGCCTCTGTCCAAAAAGCGATAGACGAAGGCCGCGTGGTCGAAGAAACCGGACCGAATGCTTCGCGCAACGTCCTACAGATTCAGACCCTGCTTGATTGGTTGGAAGACTACCAAGCCGATGCAGCTATGGGAGGCGCACGTCGCGACGAAGAAAAGGCCCGCGCCAAGGAGCGTTTTTTCTCTCATCGTGATGCCTTCGGTCAATGGGATCCGAAAAACCAACGTCCTGAACTCTGGAATCTCTACAACGGCCGAAAGGCGCAAGGGGAACATTTTCGTATATTCCCCATTTCGAATTTCACCGAAATGGATATCTGGCAGTATATGAAACTCGAAGGGATCGAACTTCCGAGTCTATACTACGCGCACAAACGCGACGTCGTTATACGGAATAATACCATTCTCGCTGTCTCCGAATTTGTTCAACCCGAGGATGGGGAGGACGTACATAACATGCAGATTCGTTTCCGCACCATGGGAGACGCAACCATTACAGGGGCTGTGGAAAGCGATGCCGATGATATCGACAAGATCATCGCGGAGGTCGCAGCCGCCCGCCAAACCGAGCGCGGCAACCGTGCCGATGACAAGCGCTCTGAAGCCGCTATGGAAGACCGCAAAAAACAAGGCTACTTCTAA
- the cysC gene encoding adenylyl-sulfate kinase, whose product MADNIHTEFHRMLGRSDKEALLEQTGKVLWLYGLSGSGKSTIANAAERALHNQGRFTQILDGDNIRSGLNGDLGFSDEDRQENIRRIAEVAKLFLNAGCITITSFITPTAALREAARAIVGHEDFIEVYVHASFETCAERDVKGLYAKAAAGSVKHFTGKDSSFEIPEKPDLRLDTEIDDLDTCVQQLLSFL is encoded by the coding sequence ATGGCTGACAACATCCATACTGAATTTCACCGTATGCTCGGTCGCTCTGATAAGGAGGCCCTGTTGGAGCAGACAGGCAAGGTCCTCTGGCTCTATGGTCTTTCTGGGAGCGGAAAGAGTACGATTGCTAATGCGGCAGAACGGGCGCTCCACAACCAGGGCCGCTTTACCCAGATTCTAGACGGCGACAACATCCGGTCCGGTTTGAACGGAGACCTCGGCTTTAGTGATGAGGACCGCCAAGAAAACATTCGTCGCATAGCCGAAGTGGCCAAACTATTTCTAAACGCAGGCTGTATCACGATCACATCCTTCATTACACCAACAGCCGCACTCCGCGAAGCTGCTCGGGCTATTGTTGGGCATGAGGACTTTATTGAGGTCTATGTCCATGCAAGTTTTGAAACCTGCGCTGAACGCGATGTGAAAGGACTCTACGCCAAAGCAGCCGCGGGGAGTGTGAAACACTTTACTGGCAAGGATTCTTCCTTCGAAATCCCCGAGAAACCAGATTTACGCCTCGATACCGAGATCGACGATCTCGACACCTGTGTTCAACAACTTCTTTCTTTCCTATAG
- a CDS encoding DUF2721 domain-containing protein, translated as MDIGITTPALLFPAISLLLLAYTNRFLALATLVRQLKEQYEDKPSRAAALRPQIHNLRKRIYIIQRMQEFGAVSFFLCVCCMFAIYAGQTLLGGLMFGGSIVLLAVSLAFSIAEIHISVKALDLHLCDVEENCEDISSR; from the coding sequence GTGGACATTGGCATCACAACACCGGCTTTGCTGTTTCCCGCGATTTCCCTTCTCTTACTGGCTTACACAAATCGCTTCCTTGCACTCGCAACACTGGTTCGTCAGCTCAAAGAACAATACGAGGATAAACCCAGTCGGGCTGCTGCGCTCCGTCCGCAGATACATAACCTTCGTAAACGAATCTACATCATTCAACGCATGCAGGAATTTGGTGCAGTGAGTTTCTTTCTCTGCGTCTGCTGTATGTTTGCCATCTACGCAGGCCAGACATTGCTAGGCGGTCTAATGTTCGGTGGGAGTATCGTCTTACTGGCGGTGTCGTTAGCATTCTCCATTGCCGAAATACATATTTCAGTGAAAGCCCTGGACCTTCATTTATGCGATGTCGAAGAAAACTGTGAAGACATAAGCAGTCGTTAG
- a CDS encoding ABC transporter ATP-binding protein — MSEVLISVENVKKLYVTEGEELWALKGISLEIYDGDFFSIMGPSGSGKSTLFNQIGALDVPTEGKVIFQGQSVFDLSESQQAWFRCNKIGYIFQTFNLIPVMTALQNVTLPMVFQGASDEEAAERGTKILERVGLGHRLHHKPEELSGGQQQRVAIARSLANHPTVVLADEPTGNLDSRTGEEVIELLKELNAKDNVTIICSTHDPKMLASSRRVAWIEDGSLQQISTAEEFELAKKGTDGLGR, encoded by the coding sequence ATGTCCGAAGTCCTCATTTCAGTCGAGAATGTAAAGAAGCTCTATGTCACCGAGGGCGAGGAGCTATGGGCGCTCAAAGGCATTTCTCTCGAAATTTACGACGGTGATTTTTTCTCGATTATGGGCCCCTCAGGTTCCGGAAAGTCTACCCTCTTTAATCAAATCGGAGCACTCGATGTCCCGACCGAGGGCAAAGTCATATTTCAAGGTCAATCCGTGTTCGATCTTTCCGAGAGCCAACAAGCTTGGTTCCGCTGTAACAAAATCGGCTACATTTTTCAGACGTTCAACCTCATCCCTGTGATGACCGCTCTGCAAAACGTTACGCTCCCTATGGTATTTCAGGGGGCGAGTGATGAAGAGGCTGCCGAGCGCGGCACTAAGATACTTGAGCGCGTCGGCTTGGGACACCGCCTTCACCATAAACCCGAAGAACTCTCTGGAGGGCAGCAACAACGTGTCGCTATCGCCCGCTCCCTGGCCAACCACCCCACTGTCGTGCTCGCCGATGAACCCACGGGCAACTTGGACAGCCGTACCGGCGAAGAGGTGATCGAACTGCTTAAAGAGCTGAATGCCAAAGACAACGTGACTATCATTTGCTCCACCCACGACCCGAAGATGCTTGCCTCATCGCGACGTGTAGCTTGGATCGAAGACGGATCCCTCCAGCAGATTAGCACAGCCGAAGAATTTGAACTCGCCAAAAAAGGCACCGACGGCCTCGGCCGATAG